A single window of Nocardia higoensis DNA harbors:
- a CDS encoding MFS transporter has protein sequence MDRGSGAGDLRDVLTHPVFRRLFAAQVVALVGTGLLTVALGLLAYDLAGSAAAVVLGTALAIKMVAYVGLAPVVAAVTDRLPRRTVLVTADAVRASVALLLPSVSQVWQIYVLIFVLQAASATFTPAFQSVIPSVLPDERDYTRALSLSRLAYDLEALFSPMLAALLLTLIGYHWLFMGTVAGFVCSGLLVVRTALPVRPATDRSTPLADRILAGARVMLARPVLRGLLAMNMVVAAGTALVVVGTVVFVRDALGGSDTGVAIALACYGAGSMVVALAVPRLLTVVTDRMLMLAGCALISAALIVTALSLAGRPGSVGGWAALGMCWVALGMGTSAVNTPSARLLRSECAEPELPAVFTAQFSLSHACFLLTYPLTGWLGTHAGPGFAAAASAVIATLAAIAAARTTPADRHVEAAPALR, from the coding sequence GTGGATCGAGGTAGCGGTGCCGGAGACCTGCGGGATGTGCTCACGCACCCGGTGTTCAGGCGGTTGTTCGCGGCGCAGGTGGTCGCGCTGGTGGGAACCGGACTGCTGACCGTCGCACTCGGACTACTCGCCTACGACCTGGCCGGGAGCGCGGCGGCCGTGGTGCTCGGCACGGCACTGGCGATCAAGATGGTGGCCTATGTCGGGCTCGCTCCGGTGGTCGCGGCCGTGACCGACCGACTGCCCCGGCGCACGGTGCTCGTCACCGCGGATGCCGTGCGGGCGAGCGTCGCGTTGCTGCTGCCCTCGGTATCGCAGGTCTGGCAGATCTACGTGCTGATCTTCGTCCTGCAAGCCGCCTCGGCGACGTTCACGCCCGCGTTCCAATCGGTGATCCCCTCGGTGCTGCCCGACGAGCGGGACTACACGCGGGCGCTGTCACTGTCCAGGCTGGCCTACGACCTCGAGGCACTGTTCTCCCCGATGCTGGCCGCGCTGTTGCTGACGCTGATCGGCTATCACTGGCTGTTCATGGGCACCGTGGCGGGCTTCGTCTGCTCCGGGCTGCTGGTGGTGCGGACCGCCCTGCCCGTCCGGCCTGCCACCGACCGGTCCACCCCGCTGGCCGACCGGATCCTGGCGGGGGCTCGGGTGATGCTCGCCCGGCCGGTGCTGCGCGGACTGCTCGCGATGAACATGGTCGTGGCGGCGGGGACCGCGCTGGTGGTGGTCGGCACGGTCGTCTTCGTGCGCGACGCGCTCGGCGGGTCCGATACCGGCGTCGCGATCGCGCTGGCCTGCTACGGCGCGGGATCCATGGTCGTCGCGCTGGCCGTGCCGCGCCTGCTCACCGTCGTCACCGACCGGATGTTGATGCTCGCCGGCTGCGCGCTGATTTCGGCGGCACTGATCGTGACAGCCCTGTCGCTCGCGGGCCGCCCCGGCTCGGTGGGCGGCTGGGCGGCGCTCGGCATGTGCTGGGTGGCGCTGGGCATGGGCACCTCCGCGGTCAACACTCCTTCCGCTCGCCTGCTGCGTTCGGAATGCGCCGAGCCGGAACTGCCCGCCGTCTTCACCGCGCAGTTCTCGCTGTCGCATGCCTGTTTCCTGCTCACCTATCCCCTCACCGGATGGCTCGGTACGCATGCCGGACCCGGCTTCGCGGCGGCCGCATCGGCCGTGATCGCTACACTCGCAGCTATTGCCGCCGCGCGAACCACGCCGGCGGACCGGCACGTGGAAGCGGCGCCGGCGCTGCGATGA
- a CDS encoding SDR family NAD(P)-dependent oxidoreductase, producing the protein MDKDSFRTLFDLSGRTAIVTGGTRGIGLAIAEGLACAGANVVVASRKPEACEQAAARLRELGGEALGVPTHLGEIAALRGLVDATVERFGGIDIVVNNAANALAQPLATMQPEAVEKSFAVNVNGPLFLVQAALPHLRASDHAAVLNLGSVAALQFAGGLSMYAAGKAALLSFTRSMAAEFAADGIRVNAMAPGAVNTDMVRKNPPEFVEAMAQAPLLRRIAEPDEMVGTALLLCSDAGSFITGQTVLVDGGTVAR; encoded by the coding sequence GTGGACAAGGACTCCTTCCGGACACTGTTCGACCTGAGCGGCCGGACGGCGATCGTCACCGGTGGGACCAGGGGAATCGGCCTGGCCATCGCCGAGGGATTGGCCTGCGCGGGCGCGAATGTCGTCGTCGCCAGCCGCAAGCCGGAGGCCTGTGAGCAGGCCGCGGCACGGCTGCGTGAGCTGGGCGGCGAGGCGCTCGGGGTGCCGACTCATCTCGGTGAGATCGCTGCCCTGCGCGGGCTCGTCGATGCCACCGTCGAGCGCTTCGGCGGCATCGACATCGTCGTCAACAATGCCGCCAACGCGTTGGCGCAGCCATTGGCGACAATGCAACCCGAGGCGGTCGAGAAGTCCTTCGCCGTCAATGTCAACGGACCGCTCTTCCTCGTCCAGGCTGCCCTGCCGCACCTGCGGGCCAGCGACCACGCGGCGGTTCTCAATCTCGGCTCGGTCGCCGCGCTGCAATTCGCCGGCGGCCTGTCGATGTATGCGGCGGGCAAGGCCGCGCTGCTGTCGTTCACCCGATCCATGGCGGCCGAATTCGCCGCCGACGGCATCCGCGTCAACGCCATGGCGCCCGGCGCGGTGAACACCGACATGGTGCGGAAGAACCCGCCGGAATTCGTCGAGGCGATGGCGCAGGCCCCGCTGCTGCGCCGGATCGCCGAACCCGACGAGATGGTCGGCACCGCGCTGCTGTTGTGCTCGGACGCGGGCAGTTTCATCACCGGTCAGACCGTCCTCGTCGACGGCGGCACCGTCGCCCGCTGA
- a CDS encoding class I SAM-dependent methyltransferase, whose protein sequence is MSQGERVPSKWEEIVAEDPAHSDRYIQRFRDLAAQGHDLHGEARLIDAMLPRGARVLDAGCGPGRVGGHLHEVGHVVVGVDVDPVLIAAAEADHPGPTWLVGDLAGLDLPARGIPGDFDAIVCAGNVVTFVAPQTRGAVLAGFARHLAPDGRAVVGFGAGRDYAFTDFLTDAETNGLKVDLLLSTWDLRPFTENSDFLVAVLSRADAN, encoded by the coding sequence ATGAGCCAGGGTGAGCGAGTCCCGAGCAAATGGGAGGAGATCGTCGCCGAGGATCCGGCCCACTCCGACCGCTACATCCAGCGGTTCCGCGATCTGGCGGCTCAGGGGCACGATCTCCACGGCGAAGCACGGCTGATCGACGCGATGCTCCCGCGTGGCGCGCGGGTGCTCGACGCGGGGTGCGGGCCGGGACGGGTCGGCGGTCATCTGCACGAGGTGGGCCACGTGGTGGTCGGTGTCGATGTGGACCCGGTGCTGATCGCGGCCGCCGAAGCCGATCACCCGGGGCCGACCTGGCTGGTCGGCGACCTCGCCGGACTCGATCTGCCCGCCCGGGGTATTCCGGGCGACTTCGACGCGATCGTCTGTGCCGGCAATGTCGTCACCTTCGTCGCCCCGCAGACACGCGGCGCGGTACTGGCGGGATTCGCCCGCCACCTCGCTCCGGACGGGCGCGCGGTCGTCGGGTTCGGCGCGGGGCGTGACTACGCGTTCACCGACTTCCTCACCGACGCCGAGACCAACGGCCTGAAGGTCGACCTGCTCCTGTCGACCTGGGATCTGCGCCCGTTCACCGAGAACTCCGACTTCCTCGTGGCAGTCCTGTCCCGCGCGGACGCGAACTGA